Proteins from a genomic interval of Clostridium cochlearium:
- a CDS encoding coenzyme F420-0:L-glutamate ligase → MERIVGTVVRGLRAPIVKQGDNISEIVVDSVLKASQIEGFSIKDKDVVAMTESVVARAQGNYASIDAIAKDINSKFGEDTIGVIFPILSRNRFAICLRGIAKGAKKIVLMLGYPSDEVGNHLVDIDALDEKGVNPWTDVLTEKQFRDYFGYIKHTFTGVDYIDYYKSLIKEYGVECEIIFSNNPKTILEYTKSVITCDTHTRFRNKRILKENGAQKVYGLDDILTKSIDGSGYNEDYGLLGSNKATEKSVKLFPRDCKSIVNNIQEILKEKTGKTVEVMVYGDGAFKDPVGKIWELADPVVSPGYTSGLEGTPNEVKLKYLADNNFADLKGEELKKAISEYIKNKEANLVGNMESQGTTPRRLTDLIGSLCDLTSGSGDKGTPIIYIQGYFDNYTK, encoded by the coding sequence ATGGAAAGAATAGTAGGAACTGTTGTTAGAGGGCTTCGTGCTCCAATTGTTAAACAAGGTGATAATATATCAGAGATTGTTGTAGACAGTGTATTAAAAGCTTCACAAATAGAGGGATTTTCTATTAAAGATAAAGATGTAGTTGCTATGACTGAATCAGTTGTTGCTCGTGCTCAAGGAAATTACGCAAGTATTGATGCTATTGCAAAAGATATAAATTCAAAATTTGGAGAAGATACTATTGGTGTTATATTTCCAATATTAAGCCGTAACCGTTTTGCTATCTGCCTTCGTGGTATTGCAAAAGGAGCTAAAAAAATCGTTTTAATGCTTGGATATCCATCTGATGAAGTAGGAAACCATTTAGTAGATATAGATGCTTTAGATGAAAAAGGTGTGAATCCTTGGACAGATGTGTTAACAGAAAAACAATTCCGTGATTACTTTGGATATATTAAACATACTTTTACTGGTGTTGATTATATAGATTATTATAAATCCTTAATTAAAGAATATGGTGTTGAATGTGAAATTATTTTTTCAAACAATCCAAAAACTATTCTAGAATATACAAAGAGTGTTATTACTTGTGATACTCATACTAGATTTAGAAATAAGAGAATTTTAAAAGAAAATGGTGCACAAAAAGTTTATGGACTTGATGATATTTTAACTAAATCTATTGATGGCAGTGGATATAACGAAGATTACGGTCTTTTAGGTTCAAATAAAGCTACTGAAAAAAGTGTAAAACTTTTCCCAAGAGATTGTAAAAGTATAGTTAATAACATTCAAGAAATTTTAAAAGAAAAGACTGGAAAAACCGTTGAAGTTATGGTTTACGGAGATGGTGCATTTAAAGATCCAGTTGGTAAGATATGGGAACTTGCAGATCCAGTAGTATCTCCTGGATATACATCAGGACTTGAAGGTACTCCTAATGAAGTTAAGTTAAAATATCTTGCGGATAATAATTTTGCTGACTTAAAAGGAGAAGAGCTTAAAAAGGCTATATCTGAGTATATTAAAAATAAGGAAGCAAATCTTGTAGGCAACATGGAGTCACAAGGTACTACACCAAGAAGACTTACTGATCTTATAGGTTCTCTTTGTGATTTAACTTCAGGAAGTGGAGATAAGGGTACACCTATTATATATATACAAGGCTACTTCGATAATTATACAAAATAA
- a CDS encoding LysR family transcriptional regulator: protein MSIKLDLYKVFSEVAKHKSFSKAAKALYMTQPAVSQAIMQLENELEIRLFTRTPRGVILTNEGELLFEYTSSAINLINVAEKKLTESKNLLMGDLKLGVGDTISRYFLLPYLEKFHSNYPNIKLKIINRTTLELCTMLKSGEIDIAICNLPIDDYSLEVTELIDIHDIFVCGKKYKNKITYPISLKELANFPLILLESKSNSRQYVEKYMLSKGITITPEIELGSHDLLLEFAKINLGISCVIKEFSQDYLKGNKLYEIQTKEVIPKRNIGVCSLKSVSLSPSSTKFVDILKK, encoded by the coding sequence ATGTCCATAAAACTAGATTTATATAAAGTTTTCTCTGAAGTAGCTAAACATAAAAGTTTTTCTAAAGCTGCAAAAGCTCTTTACATGACTCAACCTGCTGTAAGTCAAGCAATTATGCAACTTGAAAATGAACTAGAAATACGCCTTTTTACACGAACTCCTAGAGGTGTAATTCTTACAAATGAAGGTGAACTTTTATTTGAATATACAAGTTCAGCCATTAATTTAATTAATGTAGCTGAAAAAAAACTTACAGAATCTAAAAATTTATTAATGGGTGATTTAAAATTAGGTGTTGGAGATACTATCTCTCGATATTTTTTGTTACCTTATTTAGAAAAATTTCATAGTAACTATCCAAATATTAAATTAAAAATCATCAATCGAACAACTTTAGAGCTTTGCACTATGCTGAAATCTGGTGAAATTGATATTGCAATTTGTAATTTACCAATTGATGATTATTCACTAGAAGTAACGGAATTAATAGATATTCATGATATTTTCGTTTGTGGTAAAAAATATAAGAATAAAATTACTTATCCAATAAGTCTTAAAGAACTAGCAAACTTTCCACTAATACTACTTGAATCTAAATCGAATTCAAGACAATATGTGGAAAAATATATGTTATCAAAAGGTATCACAATAACTCCTGAAATTGAACTTGGATCCCATGATCTACTATTAGAATTTGCAAAAATAAACCTAGGTATATCTTGTGTTATTAAAGAATTTTCACAGGATTATTTAAAAGGTAATAAACTTTATGAGATACAAACTAAGGAGGTAATACCTAAGAGAAATATAGGTGTTTGTTCTTTAAAAAGTGTTTCTCTTTCACCTTCTTCTACAAAATTTGTTGATATACTAAAAAAGTGA
- a CDS encoding M20 family metallopeptidase yields the protein MDKKVIITNKIDIIKNELIELGNKIHENPELSFNEYNAVENITTMLEKHGFNIKKGIGGLETSFRAEYNTKRNGPTIAFLAEYDALPKIGHGCGHNLIATMAVGAAIGLKEVSNYIDGKIVVLGTPAEECGGGKIIMLEQGGFDDVDYALMMHPCTRNLICRGGLATRIVDIEYYGKSVHSSFPEGGINALQAVIQTFNMIDQFRALFPIKSNVNGIITNGGNVSNIIPDYASCEFSIRAETVKDLKVVVDYIEHIVNTIEKLIGVKAKIEKSFMYAERYPNKCIDEKLKENISKLGVEMKYPDPNMKYGSSDIGNVSLKVPSIHSYIKIADKSVNSHSINFTKAANKPIAYKQIIKAAKAMALTAFDIFTDETLRKNINDEFNKVVPKYNEDDLK from the coding sequence ATGGATAAAAAGGTAATTATAACTAACAAAATTGATATTATAAAAAATGAACTTATAGAATTGGGTAATAAAATTCATGAAAATCCAGAACTATCGTTTAATGAATATAATGCAGTAGAAAACATAACTACCATGTTGGAAAAACACGGGTTTAATATAAAAAAGGGAATAGGAGGATTAGAAACTTCATTTAGAGCAGAATATAATACAAAGAGAAATGGTCCAACAATAGCTTTTTTAGCAGAGTACGATGCTTTACCTAAAATAGGTCATGGTTGTGGGCATAATTTAATAGCCACTATGGCGGTGGGAGCTGCCATAGGACTAAAAGAAGTATCCAATTATATAGATGGCAAGATAGTTGTATTAGGAACTCCTGCAGAAGAATGTGGAGGAGGTAAAATTATAATGTTAGAACAAGGAGGCTTTGATGATGTAGATTATGCTCTAATGATGCATCCTTGTACAAGAAATCTAATTTGTAGGGGAGGATTGGCAACTAGGATAGTAGATATAGAATATTATGGGAAATCAGTACATTCTTCTTTTCCTGAAGGTGGTATTAATGCATTACAAGCAGTAATACAAACTTTTAATATGATAGATCAATTTAGAGCATTATTTCCAATAAAATCTAATGTAAATGGTATTATAACAAATGGAGGAAATGTATCTAATATTATTCCAGATTATGCTTCTTGTGAGTTTAGTATAAGGGCAGAAACAGTAAAAGATTTGAAAGTAGTTGTAGATTATATAGAACATATAGTAAATACAATAGAAAAGCTTATAGGCGTTAAAGCAAAAATAGAAAAATCTTTTATGTATGCAGAAAGATATCCTAATAAATGTATAGATGAAAAACTTAAAGAGAATATTTCTAAACTTGGTGTTGAAATGAAGTATCCAGATCCTAATATGAAATATGGATCCTCGGATATAGGAAATGTTAGTCTTAAAGTTCCATCTATTCATTCATACATTAAAATAGCAGATAAATCAGTAAATTCTCATTCAATTAATTTTACAAAAGCAGCTAATAAACCTATAGCATATAAACAAATTATAAAAGCAGCTAAAGCTATGGCATTAACAGCATTTGATATATTTACAGATGAAACTTTAAGAAAAAATATAAATGATGAGTTTAATAAAGTAGTACCTAAATATAATGAAGATGATTTAAAATAA
- a CDS encoding DMT family transporter, which translates to MNKKSLLADISLLIVAIIWGSGFVATKNALESISPFFISTLRFSISTLLMGIIFFKKIKNIDINHLKTGLIVGTFLFLAFSTQTIGLIYTTASKQAFLTGTNVVMVPFIYWFVSKEKPNSYNIIATFLCLIGISFLTLDGSIYINIGDLLTLTCAVFFACHIVSIGYFSKKCDPIILTFTQFLITAILSFLCMIVVDGIPKSIPKEGIFPVFYLGVFSTCIAFLIQTVAQKYTSPSHTAIILCLESVFGSILSCILLDDKFTYKMFIGCILIFLAIITAETKWNFLHDINKTIKLNKNKFDNNF; encoded by the coding sequence TTGAATAAGAAAAGCTTATTAGCAGATATTTCTTTACTTATAGTTGCAATAATTTGGGGTAGCGGTTTTGTAGCAACTAAGAATGCATTAGAATCTATATCACCTTTTTTCATTTCAACATTACGTTTTTCCATAAGTACTTTGCTTATGGGTATAATATTTTTTAAAAAAATAAAAAATATTGATATAAATCATTTAAAAACTGGACTTATTGTAGGCACTTTCCTCTTCCTTGCATTCTCAACACAGACAATAGGCCTTATATATACTACAGCTAGTAAACAAGCATTTTTAACTGGAACAAATGTAGTAATGGTTCCTTTTATATATTGGTTTGTTTCAAAAGAAAAGCCTAATTCATATAATATAATTGCAACTTTCCTATGTTTAATAGGGATATCTTTCCTTACACTAGATGGATCTATATATATAAATATAGGAGACTTACTCACATTAACCTGTGCAGTATTTTTCGCTTGCCACATAGTATCCATTGGTTATTTTTCAAAAAAATGTGACCCTATAATATTAACTTTCACTCAATTTTTGATTACTGCTATATTATCATTCTTATGTATGATAGTTGTAGATGGAATTCCCAAAAGTATTCCCAAAGAAGGAATTTTTCCTGTATTTTACCTAGGAGTATTTAGTACTTGTATAGCATTTTTAATACAAACAGTTGCTCAAAAATATACTTCTCCATCACATACTGCTATTATTTTATGTTTAGAATCAGTATTTGGAAGTATATTATCCTGTATACTCCTTGATGACAAGTTTACTTATAAAATGTTTATAGGATGTATTCTTATATTTTTAGCAATAATAACTGCAGAAACAAAATGGAACTTTCTACATGATATTAATAAAACTATAAAACTCAATAAGAATAAATTCGATAATAATTTTTAG
- the surE gene encoding 5'/3'-nucleotidase SurE → MRLLLTNDDGVNSEGIYTLAKELQKEHEIIIAAPSIEMSAKSHSITISDPLFIKEVELDEIHSSAYSISGTPADCVKVAMDKILTKPVDMVISGINYGTNLGIDILYSGTVSAAIEAAIHNVPSIAISSEVKKGDINFNTAANVAKNIIKISKENFTKNNLVLNVNVPCLDKESLKGIKVCQMGGRTFTSCFEEIEKENEISYILRGELTNGHKSNTDIYYLRNGYATITPLHYDLTNFKIINDVCNWFKY, encoded by the coding sequence ATGCGATTACTTTTAACCAACGACGATGGTGTAAATTCAGAAGGTATATATACATTAGCAAAAGAGCTTCAAAAAGAACATGAAATAATAATTGCTGCTCCATCTATAGAAATGAGTGCAAAAAGTCATTCTATAACTATATCTGACCCATTATTTATAAAAGAAGTAGAATTAGATGAGATACATTCTTCAGCATATAGTATCAGTGGAACTCCTGCTGATTGTGTTAAGGTAGCTATGGATAAAATTTTAACTAAACCAGTAGATATGGTTATTTCCGGAATAAATTATGGAACAAATCTAGGTATAGATATATTATATTCCGGTACTGTATCTGCTGCAATTGAAGCTGCTATTCATAATGTACCTTCTATAGCTATATCTTCTGAAGTTAAAAAAGGAGATATAAATTTTAACACCGCAGCAAATGTAGCAAAGAATATAATTAAAATTTCAAAAGAAAACTTTACAAAAAATAATCTAGTATTAAATGTTAACGTGCCTTGTTTAGATAAAGAGTCTTTAAAAGGAATAAAAGTTTGTCAAATGGGTGGAAGAACGTTTACTTCTTGTTTTGAAGAAATAGAAAAAGAAAATGAAATCTCTTACATTCTAAGAGGAGAATTAACTAACGGTCATAAATCCAATACAGATATATATTATCTTAGAAATGGATATGCCACAATAACTCCCCTACACTATGATCTTACTAATTTTAAAATTATAAACGATGTATGTAATTGGTTTAAATATTAA
- a CDS encoding TlpA disulfide reductase family protein yields the protein MKKKLIVFLVLLFIILSSAFYKNYVDKGNISNKEDTTMEIDDRKGEPRKIPALDFKLKDLNDKEIALSKFKGKKVMLNFWATWCGYCVQEMPYMQNIHNETRDKDVIILAVNVGESKDKVKKFIEKNNYSFPVVLDENQEIAQNYGIQGFPTTLFIDEDGFVYSGIQGPMTDDIMRKQLKIN from the coding sequence TTGAAAAAGAAATTAATAGTATTTTTAGTTTTACTTTTTATAATTTTATCTTCTGCATTTTATAAAAATTATGTAGATAAAGGAAACATTTCAAATAAAGAAGATACAACTATGGAAATAGACGATAGAAAAGGTGAGCCTAGAAAAATACCAGCATTAGATTTTAAACTTAAAGATTTAAATGATAAAGAAATAGCTTTAAGTAAATTTAAAGGAAAAAAAGTTATGCTCAATTTTTGGGCAACCTGGTGTGGATATTGTGTACAAGAAATGCCTTATATGCAAAATATCCACAATGAAACTAGGGATAAAGATGTAATAATATTGGCTGTAAATGTAGGAGAAAGTAAAGATAAAGTAAAAAAGTTTATAGAAAAAAATAATTACAGCTTTCCTGTAGTTTTAGATGAAAATCAAGAAATAGCACAAAATTATGGTATTCAAGGTTTTCCTACAACTTTATTTATAGATGAGGATGGGTTTGTATACAGTGGAATACAGGGACCTATGACTGACGATATAATGAGAAAACAATTAAAGATAAACTAA
- a CDS encoding cytochrome c biogenesis CcdA family protein, which produces MENISLFLAFSSGILSFLSPCVLPLVPIYLTYLTGSSIEEINNKNKLTVIYKAVGFTLGFTLIFIIMGISVTSLGQLFDRNKDIFRKIGGIIIIVFGLHIMGVVKIKTFYYQKTMLQPQKFKSGLSSFFIGMAFAIGWTPCVGPMLASILIYAGNTKTLASGIKLLIAYSVGLGIPFIISGFLVDFISGYIKRFSKYFNVVSIVSGVILIFMGIMTFTNKMYIINNIFS; this is translated from the coding sequence TTGGAAAATATATCATTGTTTTTAGCTTTTTCGTCAGGAATATTATCTTTTTTATCTCCTTGTGTACTTCCGCTAGTTCCAATATATTTAACTTATCTAACTGGAAGTTCCATTGAAGAAATAAATAATAAAAATAAATTAACAGTAATATATAAAGCAGTAGGCTTTACTTTAGGTTTTACTTTGATCTTTATAATAATGGGAATATCTGTAACGTCTTTGGGACAATTATTTGATAGAAATAAAGATATATTTAGAAAAATAGGTGGAATAATAATCATAGTATTTGGTTTGCATATTATGGGAGTAGTAAAAATAAAAACTTTTTACTATCAAAAGACTATGTTACAACCACAGAAATTTAAGTCAGGACTAAGCTCATTTTTTATAGGAATGGCTTTTGCTATAGGTTGGACTCCTTGTGTGGGGCCTATGTTAGCATCAATTTTAATTTATGCGGGAAATACTAAGACTTTAGCGTCAGGCATTAAACTTTTAATAGCTTATTCTGTAGGTTTAGGAATACCTTTTATAATATCAGGATTCTTAGTAGATTTTATATCAGGGTATATAAAAAGATTTTCTAAGTATTTTAATGTAGTTTCTATAGTTAGTGGAGTAATACTTATATTTATGGGTATTATGACTTTTACTAATAAAATGTATATAATAAATAATATTTTTAGTTAG